In one Pseudodesulfovibrio tunisiensis genomic region, the following are encoded:
- a CDS encoding YkgJ family cysteine cluster protein, with protein sequence MPGRVLSPMFWRGLFRRFRSTVLRSEVRIVGRCRCCGNCCREIMIRCDGRWISSRRRFTRLCRDEPDYERFEITGRDEENRLMFSCTFLGRDNFCKDYDFRLPMCRAYPSKILYYQGGDLGADCGFSYKAKRFRDAWKRRKQGTLPFSQTLEQARRTQDRKDS encoded by the coding sequence ATGCCGGGTAGAGTGCTCTCCCCCATGTTCTGGCGGGGGCTGTTCCGCCGATTCCGGTCCACCGTGCTGCGAAGCGAGGTGCGCATCGTGGGCCGGTGCCGATGTTGCGGCAACTGTTGCCGGGAAATCATGATCCGGTGCGACGGACGCTGGATTTCCAGCCGCCGAAGATTCACCCGCCTGTGCCGGGACGAGCCCGACTACGAGCGATTCGAGATAACGGGCCGGGACGAAGAGAACAGATTGATGTTCTCCTGCACGTTTCTGGGACGGGACAACTTCTGCAAGGACTACGATTTCCGGCTGCCCATGTGCCGGGCATATCCCTCGAAGATTTTGTATTATCAGGGCGGAGACCTTGGCGCGGACTGCGGATTTTCATACAAGGCCAAGAGATTTCGCGATGCATGGAAACGCCGGAAGCAGGGGACCCTCCCGTTCTCCCAGACTCTGGAACAGGCCCGGCGCACACAGGATCGGAAGGACTCATGA